The Gracilimonas sediminicola sequence GTGATTCTTGGATTCAGGTCGGCCCGGTCCAGCAGGTGAACACCCTGCGCATCCGTTACATATACAAAACGATCAAAGCCAACGAATACATCGGTTGGAGCATCAAATTCACCCCAGAAAGGAAGTACCGGAGCATACCCTTCTACGGTTTCCAATGTTGGATCAATGCTCCCCTCTTCGAAAATTTCATCTGTAGTGTCGTTATCCTTGGCTCCAAAAATGTTGTCACATCCATACAGAAAACCTGCTGTCAGGATTAATGAACCAATAAAAATTCTGTTTACTGCTTGTTTCATAGCGCTACACTTAAACCAATTCTGTGAATTCCACCTAAACGCTCAAACACGGTGTATCCGTAATCTGCTTTTAATACTTTTTCCATAAATGGGACCTGAACGCCGGCCCCGAAGCTTGGCCAAACTCTTTCTTCAACACCGAATTCGTATCCGCTTCTCACAAAAAACTGGCCGATAAAACCATACTCAACACCCACATTTAACTGCTCAGAGTTGTCACTTGGATTAGTGATTTGAGCCGTTACCAGAAGCTCGTGATTTTCATTTTCGATGACATTATAAGCTGCCGCGATATTGAACCTTGTAGGCAGTGATAAATCGCTGGTTGGCTCTTGCTCCACCATACCATCGAGGGTTTCATATTCAGCTGTGCCTGAAGGAGCAGCTTCGAAACCAAAGTTATTCAGGCTCACCCCAAACCGAAGGCCGGTATCGCCCACATAGTATAGAAAACCAAAGTCGATGGCTCCTGTTTGATAGGTAATGTCAATATAATTTTCGGACAGGTATCTCAGAGTAATTCCATAACTAAAAAGATCCGTAATCTGATGCGAACCGGTCAGCCCCGCGGAAATGTGATGGGTACTAAAGGTTCGGCCAGTTCCCAGGGGTTCAAATTCGGTAGTCTCATTAATTTCCCCGGAATTCAGGTATTGGATACTGCCACCAATGGCAAAACGTCCGAGTTTGTGAATATAGCTCAAATACTCAAGGTTGATATCGGCAACATATTGGGTGTGATTCAGCATCACATTGGAACTGCCGAGTACCGATGCATTGGCCGGATTCCAATACAGGCTTGATCCATCAATGGCATCGGCCATATTTGAATTACCCATTGCCGCACTTCTGGCATCTATGGAAATCTTGGCAAACTGAAAGCCTTCCGTCCCTGCCCGGTCATCACCATAGCTGGTTTGGGCATAGGCACTTTGGCTGTAAAGCAACCCTCCGATAAGAAACAACAAACAACTTTTTATCAATGCTTTAATGAATTTCATAATTAAAAGTTTATAGATACTCCAAATACGATGTGTCTCTGTTCCAGATAATTCGCCGGATTTTCATAAGCCGGCAGGTTATTGTCGGTAGGATCCAGATAACGCGGGTCTCTTACACTATTAGGTACATCGTAACTTCTGTTATCTCTCAGAGCAATTAAAGAAGACTGATCGGAAGGGTAATTCTTGTATCCTTTGCCGGTTACCGGGTTAATAATTACTGAGCTTTGATTATTTAAAATGTTTGTGATTTCGAGGAAAGCAGCGATCCGGGTGTCGTTCACCTCAAACCACTTTCTAATGTTGAAATCCATGTAAAACCAGGCCGGACCTACTTCACTGTATCGTTGAGCAGGGTCGTCCAATCGCTCGTATATAGGACGCCAGTCTCGAACACCGGTTACCGGGTTTCTTTCAAAGCCTACAAATTCATAGGGTGTATAACGCTGACCACTTCTCCACACGGCAGACAAAAACATCTGAAACTGATTCAGTGGATTTAAATCAAACAGGGGTTCATCCCGGTCGTAAGTAAAACGGATATTTCCTTTTATATCGAACGGGCGATCCCAGGCCAGCGGGGTCTCAATATTATTACCCACATTCTGTCGGGCATTGATTGCGTTCAGGTTATCATCGTTGGTTGAGCTCAAACCTTCGGCACGGGAATAGGTGAATGAAACCTGCCCCTGCAGCAAGTCCTTATACCGTTTGATGTAACTTACTTCAACCCCACGGGAACGAGCATAGTCACCGTTAATTCGGAATGCCTTGGTAGTCGGTCGGCCATCAATATCCGGTACGGTGATTAACTCAGAAGTCACAAAATCATATTTATCTCTCCAAAAGGCCGATACATTTAAGGCATCATTTGCTGTAATCTGATTCCGAAGACCGATTTCATACGAGATATCAATTTCACGGTCTAAGTTCGGGTTTCCAAGGTTGGGAAGATCT is a genomic window containing:
- a CDS encoding PorV/PorQ family protein, translating into MKFIKALIKSCLLFLIGGLLYSQSAYAQTSYGDDRAGTEGFQFAKISIDARSAAMGNSNMADAIDGSSLYWNPANASVLGSSNVMLNHTQYVADINLEYLSYIHKLGRFAIGGSIQYLNSGEINETTEFEPLGTGRTFSTHHISAGLTGSHQITDLFSYGITLRYLSENYIDITYQTGAIDFGFLYYVGDTGLRFGVSLNNFGFEAAPSGTAEYETLDGMVEQEPTSDLSLPTRFNIAAAYNVIENENHELLVTAQITNPSDNSEQLNVGVEYGFIGQFFVRSGYEFGVEERVWPSFGAGVQVPFMEKVLKADYGYTVFERLGGIHRIGLSVAL